TATTTGAAGTGGTTCTgtgtttttaatgtttcggtgtTTTGTGTTGTGGTCTTTTATCTTTGTTGGGCTTGATTTTTTATCTAAAGAATCATGCACATCATATAAATCTAAACctattttttaagttttaaatgtTCAAAtcctttataatatttattattttaatatctaattttagtttaaaatatattaaatatttttttcaagatttacaTACTTGTACAAAAATTGTGTTTGAGCACAATAACCGTACTAagcagtttttttttgtttaaaagaaTTAGCATCTAACTTCCTAACTTAAGATCATGCAAAAATGTCTccaaacatataaataatataattttaatatataataaaagacCATACAAAAGtcttaaaaaaaatgacaaaaaacATGAATATGCACATCTAAAAATATGAAACTAGAAATTAATTATATCTTACCCAATAATTaggtaaatatatatacatgtcatgTTCCAATAGAACTACTAGAATATaaactaaatagaaaccaattatatacttatatataataagcgtaagggagataatttggtcgcatggtcctctggtccaaaagcttatcatccgttggattttatattgaacaaataagcaccgttagattggaacaaaattaaattctgttctagaaggcaactgatatctacttgcatgtttataatttcttttctgaatccaaaacaaattctgtctttcacatgtatatgattttttttaatcctaaataaatatttcctaccagttttattcatagaatcatataaatctcaccgtcacaatttttttataatatattttaaaattaataagccggatttatgtgatgaacaaatacaaaattttttcttaatccaaaatagatactaccttcttattgcatatttatgattccttttcttaattcaaaacaaattatgtttatcaattttaatttagaaccatataaattttttgaaaaatatttaaatcacattataataattttaatataaaatacatttattaatataatctaataggagctGGCATAatgtattccactcaaaatatattaaaatttgatagatagaatttaatactttggcatgatacatacgagaaaaggaattgcttgattaaaataatttatttgaaaccattaatgcctgtgatgatgtatttaccaaagttctaacttacaaacaaatcataattttgaattttattttattgaaaattttaatttattatttataaattaaatgtttccacaccatttaaaatatatttaaaaagtttataaataattaaaaagctcccgtgccttgcacgggctataagctaaatagaaaccaatgtCATTAAGTAGAATAATGCGGGTTTTGGGACCGGGGATGAATCCGATCTGGGCCTATACGGGGTCTAAGTGGGACCTGGTAGGGGCGGGGCCTAATGAGACCATGATGGGGCCGAGGTTCGGTTCTTTAAGACTAGGGGTGGcaacgggttggatcggtttggatatttgagatatccaaatccaaatccaaattatttttaaaatccaaattcaaatccaaatccaattggGTTTCatatatcaaatccaaatccaaatctacgggtttcggatcgggtttgggtttgttcgggtttatccaaaacatgaattccgaaatttatatagtgttgtaaaaatattatttttgattttttcgcctttaaatttcattatatttaaaactaagctactttaataataaagtattacacattaataaaatcttgaaccggatttaataatttctaaacacaaatcttcactatatggagtatgaaattttaaagtaactcattagttaaacaaaaaaagtcactataacccaagaatatacacattcacactctaactatatatatatatatatatatatatatatataaacaaaatttagtagatttaaaattgaaaaaaattatattagtatacttacacatacacacacacacacacacacacacacacacacacacacacatatatatatatatatatttggatttttttttcgggtttcgggtttggatcggattcggatttcggatcgggtttcgatacggaatacctagtatccaaatccatatccaaactcgttcgggtctaaaaatcaaatccaaatccaaaatatcgggttcggtaagatccattcgggtcgaaacggtcgggtatccattcaGATCGGTTTTTTCTGTCATCCATATTTAAGACTGTCTGGAGTCTGTTCAGGGCATGTGGAGAGCCTTAGCGAGGCCCTAGCGGACCTGGGTGGATTGAGTTGGGATAAGAGCGGGCTCTAGGTAGGTGATGACATATCAGGGGTGAGTGAGGTaatttaggtatagtttcttttcgttttcattttagtttttattttagtgcttTCTATTTAAGCAATtgcctatatacatatatacaatatatacttTTAACTGAAATAAATAGTTGCATAATTAATAAACATGTTTGagttttaatttcgaaaatgaCAATAAAATCATTGAGGAAAGAATATTGGGCAATATTTCAAAACATAACCACAACAAGAGAGAATTTATCCTCAACAattcaaaaggaaaaaaaataaaaccaatATTACTCAAGAAAAGttagaccaaatcgaaaaaggagcaattttttttttaaactctaAATGTGGCTAAAGTCTGTATACAACtctttattagttaaaaaaaaaaactctttatTAATACGTGAATCGAATAAAACTAACTCTTATATGATATATCAtactctctctcactctctctccgtccttcccatttcttatcaaattggTTGGGCACGAAGATTAAGAAGTAAGTATAAAATagtagaaaagagaaaaaaaaaataggtgAAGTGGCATGACTTATTGATTTTTAGGGGATGTTTGGATTAAGGTCGGGATTGGGAATCGAGAATGAGAATGGAGGGTATGAGAATGAGGGTATGATTTAACCACCTAAGAAGATTGGGGTTCCCATTCGATAGcaccaaataactaatccaaacacctATGCATGGGACTGAGATTgcgattcccgttaaccgggctcattaacaATGAACCAAACACCtctttaatgtataaaaataagatGGTGGGTGTAAAAATAgtttgaaaaagaaagaaaaatagagAAATGGgggggacccattgactatttttaataaattttgaaatgaaaataattGGATGAGAcactttaaaaagaaaaatgtaaagaattggttgggacggagggagtattaaagtACGGGGGAGTGATatgaaattaaaacttataCCACTCGATTTGACCGCAGctaaattttttcattttttgtttcttttttccatcataatattaattatatatttttgcaaattaaaatgttttcaaaaataataattttaaatgtacgattaattgatttagaaatatgtaaaaaaaaagtcaaacgacctatattcatattattttcCAAATACCATTTTCTTAAAATAGTTTCCTACATTCAAACAATACTATTTTAATTTCATTGTAGTAAAGAAATGCACGAATTTTTTTGCAATATCTCTTATTTTCACAATTGTTtgactttgaaaatataatagttaaacatataaaaaatttaattccaATAATTAAACGGATCCTGATCACATGTATCAATTTGCCTTGTTTCCGGACAATCATATAATGGGCTCCCATCTAGCAAAAAAGCAAGGGAACTATTGGGCTCAGGTCCTAGCTCAACGCACCAAATTAGCTCAGAATTTTAATCTCCCCCACTCGAATCATTTGTGCGCTTCAATTCTCTGGACCGAGGTAATTATCTGGCTTCAAAGTTCTATTACATTTACATGTTTATGGTTTTAAGTAGAGCTTGTATGTGTTATGAATCGTTGTGTATGTGAGTTTGAAAATCTGTTAATAGACCTGCATCATATGACTGACGCTCTGAATCCTATTTTGAAGTATTAACTTAGTGATGAATAATCATAACTTAGTGAAAGAACATGTAATACATTAGTAATTAGTATTGCCAATTACACGAGTTAAGGGAAGTGAACTTTGTAAATGAGTAGTTCTTCAATCACCTTGTGAAATAGAATTCCCTTCCGGTTTGTTTTCAAAAAGGTTCGTATACCCTTATTTCCGACATCTGAATTTAATCTGCAAATTTATGCACCTACAGTAGTATTGTGGTCCTTATACCTGGTTTTTGGTAAAAATAAATGAGACCCGAAGAAGGAAAACTTAACTACCAAAACACTTACTGGCTTTTATGATGAAATTACGGAACACTCAACTCATCTTTGATTTGGGCTTGACACTTTAATTCCCTAAATCTGTTGTGGAGTCCGAAAGAATTGACCCTGCAAATTGCGTTCCTCATTCAGATGTCAACCACCATCATGTTCATAATGTCCTGTAAGAATCGTTAAATAGGCAGGCAATTCTTCCGGAGTTGTGTACAGTATGCATATCTGTTCTTAACGTCATGTTAATTTCATCAAAGAAAAGTCTGTCCACAGTGCCTTTATATTAACCAAATGCGAAAATGAATCCCCATTCAAGGTGTTATGTGCTGTTTATCTTGTATGCCACTGGAATCTGAGTCCTCTTTGGTCTTTAAAGAGCTTGTCGCAACTGTTTTATTGAGAAAAAGATAGCAGACCCTGAAACTGTGAGCTGCTAGAAGCTGCATAATAAGAAAGATCAACTATTGACAAATAATTCAAAGTTAAAACTCTGGCAAAGAAACCAAGGATTTGCTACAACTTAGACTATCAAGAACAAAAACTGATAATAACTCGTGAGTAAACAAGTCCAAGTATACTGCACTGAGAATTCAGCAAAAGCACGAACACAAATGTTAAAAACCAGATAAGCCTAGGCACAGTATCAACGTGCATTCTTAAATTAAGGGCTTAATATTGACTTAGTGTTCACCATTGACATCTGCAAGTCATTGACTTAGTTATCTGGTAAAAATTAGCTTGGTTGTTAACGGGGTTGTTCTTCTACAGAATAAAGGTAAGAGGAGTGAACATAGTAGCACCGAGGAAGAAATTCGTCAATGTCAATAATTCAGAAGAGTAGAAGTTTGTGCAGTCGAATTTGGAGATCGTCGGCGGCACCTGGCCTCTTTTTCTCCACTCCTTGGTCTTCCACTCAGCTCCGCCTTAAATTTTGCGGCTCTGATGTAATTACTGCATTGTCTCtactatttatatataagtgCACGTGTAGTCTTTAATTTTAAGGTAATATACAGAATTTAGTCAGTTTTGAATCAATTTCTTAAGAATCGCTTCTTGTGCAGGTCAGACCAGGAAACGTTATTGAAAGAAAAGGTGCTGGTTAAGTCATTGTTTTTTTCTACCCCTTTTTACTCTAAATTTATGCTAAATGTTTATGTTTTCTACCTTTTCCGGACTTGAACAAACCAACCACCTCAGGAAAAATATATCAGGTATTGAATTGTCCTTTCAAAGAATcgtcattatatttttatgatttcgTATCATGGTTCAGTGagtgtgtttatatatgttaCATTTTGGGGTTTAGGTCGTAAAAATGATGCATAGGACACCAGGAAAAGGAGGAGCTCTCATACAGGTTGTTTGCTTTTTGCCTCTTGTTGCTGTTTTATGTACATATGTTACACCCCTTGCCTCTAATTTACAAAACACTCTTTATTTTATAAGGTCAATCAATCTGCTGTGATTTAAAACTCATAACATTCAGTTGTTTTTTGTTATTAACCCAGTGCCTCCAACAAACTATATGATTGTACTACTAATATCAACTGAAGCTGTGCTCATCGGTTTGCAATCATATGCTCATATTCTACTTTTATTTTTGAGATACTTTCAATGGTACCGTTGTAGTATTGGTTTTTTTAAAGTGGTACCATTTCGTACCTACACTCTCGACTTCAGTACTTTTTGCCCATTACATGTAAAGCATTCATCTTAAGATTAGATTTAGATATTAACTTACCATGCATCTTTGAGCCTGTATTATTCTCTCCTACCTtacttgtttattttttataggCACCTCTTTGAATAAACTCCCTCCTATGATTTCACTTCTCAGGTTGAGCTTCGTGATGTTGATAGCGGAAATAAGGTCAATGAAAGATTGCGGACAGATGAGGCAATTGAAAGTATACCTCTCGAATATACTCCTTGaacctaccttttctttatataaaaaatgtgctAGTTTTTACTGTTTATCTGTTTAATAGGCCAAACCTTTTAGAGCCTCAAATCACATACATATTTTTGTGTAATGAACCTAACTGAAATCAATTTATTAGATGATAAGAGCATAAGATTAGTTAGCAGAATGAGTTGCTTTGGAAATGGAACATGCCGGTTTGCTAAAAGAACAATACCCGCACCTATGTTCAATATATGTTCTTTaggtttataaaattaaaattaatatacagaAGTCACTTGTGGTATAACTGTGCTACTAAAGTGTATCAACTTTAAAATTATAGGGTTTGATATTTTGATGTTGATTAAAAACCGTGAaagattttttgatttttgatttgtGAATTTTGTATTAGAATCACGAATTATTGTCTAGGTAATTTACTATTAATACATACTTAAAGTGGAAGTTCATAAGCAATCCTGTAGTACATATATCTTACCTAGTACTTCCATGGAATCGAAACTACATTATTGAATAAAAGGCCAAGTTACCTAGTTTAACTTTTGTTTGGTCAAATAGGCCAATTTGGTAATTGAAATTACCCATGttatatgttaaataaaataaagaaagttttattataaatttgtaatttgtgtGACCTGTTCTTTTGCTCTTTACTATTAAGTCTAGTTTCAAATGCTGATAGGGAATGTCGGGGGTTGACATACATGTGGATTTTCTATTTTATGTTCTCTGGGTACTTCTTTCAGGGTCTtgttaaaacaatttttaactAGGATTTCCCTGACTTTAAGCAACTGATTGTGTTCCTATGTTACATTCGTTGCTAGTTCTAACATATAAATTGTCAAAAAACACTAAGGTCTCGTTTGGGTTATAGACAACAatagctttttgctgaaaaattGGTAAAAAACTATTTGGTAAACTAAAACCAGTTGTGAGTCTCCCCacgcttttggaaaaagctacTTTATAGCTTTTGCGGGAAGCTGTCACAGTTTTCACTATCAAACATCACCATAAACATTATTTTCTTTGTCCCTCTCAGTTCTTGACATATGAgatgggcacggaggttaagaaaagtgtataagtAGTGTAAAAAAGAACGTAAAGTGGGTAATTGGTGGGACCaatcaatattttattgataaatatgAAAAAGTGGATGAAAGTGGTGGAtgagataaaattttatattataaaagttactcctggaaaattttgtaatgtaaagaatttTGGGGGacattcaaaaaaagaaagtgtaaagaattggttgggacggagagactattaatatatattatatcttttttttttttgacagaatatatattatatcttagaatattcatatattgaaaaatacCAAATAGTTATTTGATTTTAgcaacataatttattttactaTTAACTGCACAACAATTTTAAACAGTAGTCGTAAACAGACCCTAAATTTATCTTTAACGTATAAATTAACTTTGATTAAgatattttaaggtgttaacTGGCAAGatattaacaaaatattttttgatgtaATGTTTTGCaggagtatatgttgaacaaaaGAGATACACGTACCTTTACACGGATGAAGAAACTGACTCTGTTGTGCTAATGGAGTGAGTACACCCCGTTCTTATAAGTCCAAACTATTACTCCCaccgtcccttccatttcttacGAGTATTTTTTCCGTTGCTTGACACACAATTTAAGACgtacataaaatatagttctataacttcgttttgaaatttatttttctgaataaaaatttaaacattaaatttttattcaaaaggaaaaaaattaaaataatttatgtactATACTAtataggagccttaaaatgcgtgccgaaccCTCATTCCCAAATGTTAACATCCTAaagggactgagggagtataaAGTATAACTTTAAGTGCATTGGCTTGTTTTTGTTGTGAATCAATCAATTGATAAATATGTTTTGCAATTAGGCCTAGTACATATAATCAAGTGGAAGTGCCCAAGGAACTGTTTGGTGGAGCTCTTGCATATTTAAAAGGTAATAATAAGCCTATTAGTATATGTTTTGAAGTAGTCTTTCCACTTATTTATTAATCTAGTAGTATCTCTAATGACGTAGTCTTCTGCCTATTACAATATGTTTACTTATAATTGAAATGCATTCATCAAGACACGAATAATATAAGAAGTTAACATATTACTATTGTAGATTTAACAATTGTGGAATTGTGTTGCAACTTTGGTTCAGAGCTTCTTTTAAGCTTAAAGAACTACTGTTGTATGCATGACATACTGAGTCCAGGTGTCTTCCAATAAGATTGCTGAAGAGTGCCTTATTGCAAATTTGGGTGTTCCTAGAACTTAGAAGCGACCTAGTAGTGGACTAGTAGCATTTCAAGACATTACATTCAGCAAACCATGGGCAATATAGTGCTACAGTAGTAATGTGCATAATGGTTTAAACGAGTAAGCACACTCGTTATATCATTGTCCAGGGGTGCTTAGCTAGGTAAGTAAATTGATAACTCTGTTATAATATTGTAACACTAACACTTGTTTAAAATATAAGCAGTAATCATAAAAAAACGGGGTTTACGAGAAGCTCTAACCATCATCTGCAACATTTAGGTAGTAAAGAAACACTGGCTGAGCTTGCAAATGCTTTATGCCTGGATTTTGgttcattttaatatttatacctAATCATGCACACCAGACACCTACCGAGAGTAAATAGGTGGATTGGGCTTCATATACATGGCTTATGCCTCTTTTATTTGTAGCCATAACTGATATGTGTTTTGGTTTTGTTAAATGTATTATGCCCTTGTGCTCAGGTACATATTGTAATTGCAGTCCTCATTTCTTTAACAAAAACTCAGTACTAGTATAGTATAGGTGACAAACTACATCATTATATTATCAGTCATTGCCAGTTTAGAAAATTTGGCATTAGATTATGTATATATGGAGgaatatatcatttattttatatatatgtttagtaACATTATAGTGTAATATGCAACCTGTGAACTAGTCTGGTACGTCGAGTATAAAGAATAATGTTAGTGATCGATTCTTGGTAGCTAAGGACCCTCTAGGTAGATCAATGGCTGATTGTTGCTCCTATTTAACAAACAGGTTTTTAGGCTCTATCGATAATAAATCGTTGAAGGCTTTTTTGCTCGACCTGCTTTGCTGTTTCTCCTCTACACTTATTCTGTGTCCCTATTAATGAATATCCAGAAGAAGTTTGTGTTGAAATTGATGTTAGCATTGATATTTGCAATTTTCATGTGGATTGTTGCTAGCAAATACAGATTTTAATAAGTTACTTGTTCATGGTAATGCTTAACTATCAAATTTCCTTGTGAACAGATGATATGTCCGTCACTGTTGAAATGTATGATGATAAACCAATGTCTGCATCAGTTCCTCCAAGGGTGACATGCACTGTTGTAGAAACACCAGCTCCGGTTAGGGGCATTGGAGCCACTCCTCAGTATGTTAGCACTCTTGTTATCTTATTATACTCTTTAACAACTCCAACTCCCTTTAAATGGTATCGAACTTGAATTCTCCCCTATTTTAGATTGATACTCTACATCTACATAATTATCCCTGTAGTACCAAATTTTGTTTTATCCTCTTTTCGGGTTCAATTTTCTACAACTACATAATTAACTAATAATTACTTGATACTAGTTCATTCTTGTTGATTACAAATTTATGCATTCAGAGTAcgcatataatttttttatttttttttggtatatCATGCTTGATTGAAATTCTCTTCATTCACCGTAACTTATGAAAGATGTGCAAACcaaattgataaaatttttgaaatgcATCTTATCATATTGATAATTTGGGTTTAAcccttaatttattttttgattattaattatCTTCCATTATTTAACCCTACAAAAATAATCTTTAACAATAATGAGAATCTTCTTACATTCTTAACAGTCAAAATgacaaattacatatataatgaaAGTCTTACATAAATATACAAGTATAATAACATTGAATCATATCAGTTGAagtatttatcttttttttttggttttattttattttatagctgtaatatatatagtattaatatcatattttaattactttttcaGGGAGTTGtgtattattttgaattaaattgtCACTTACAACTAATCTAAACATTGATAGAGACGGGTCTCTGTGAGATTCTAAAATGACTTTTACAAAAAGACAAAGGATATATActcacatataataataataataataataatatcgcTTGATATTAGTGATAGTTCAGTTAATATGCATGTTAATTGATGGGCTGTGCTTCGTATTGTTTACATGCTAGTATATATGCTAGACACCTTGTTTAGAAGGCAATTTATGTATATCTTTTAGCTCTTGGAAGCCTGATAATGATAGCTGAAGGCCATTCTTATCCTTTTAAATGCTCGTCTCTATTGAGAACTGAAACTGGGTGTTTTCATGGCTTTTCACTTTCTGCAGTACAAAGAAGGCTCTGTTGGACAATGGCCTAACTATTCAGGTCAGATTTTCAAGGCTTGTAAAAAGACTTCAATTTTACCCAGGCCATCTCAAGTTATATCTTCTGGAGCTTCTTGAATTATACAATGTTCTgatctttttattttcatatgaTATCTAGGTACCAGCTCACATATTAACTGGAGACCAGTTACTTATTGATACAACAGATAATTCTTACATGAGCAGGTAAGCCTGTTATTTGGAATATCATCTTAGAGTAACGATAGCCATTGCATGTCCTTCTAGTGTTGTTTTTATCCTCCTTTTTATGAAAGATTGTTTTCAAATTTACAATCTACGTATTTACCAAATTATTGTGATTCTTGCTCTGCTTATATCAGGGCATAAATGGAAATCGTGCCATATCAAAGCAGTTCTACATCCTAATGTTGACGAGTTTGCTGGAAACAATCATGAAGTTTAGACTATAAATTGTGGGAGAGGGAAAGTGGAAATGAAGTTTTGATTTCTAAAAATTAGGGGCTTAGTGTTCAAAGCTTATTTGTACCAAgagatttcataaaataaaataaaatatagatgaTGTGATCTGCGGGAGTAAAAGAAGACGGACGGATTTCAGATTGTGCAAGTTATGAGGTTGATTTTTTAGAGACTTCCTTGGTAATGAAGGCTTCTTTATTATATTcaagaatttattatttttgaatatcaaTATAGTTCAATGAAAATGTTGTCCACTTGTGAACAGAAGCATCAAGCTTAAGAATTTTTGAAGTTTTTGTAAGAACAATATTCAAActacatatattataaacaatatattgtttttgaataaCAATATAGTTCTATGGTAtcataaaaagttatttatatatttaactttctcaaagctaaatattgtaatatatttgattgatattattttcGAACAAAATTTGTTTCTCCCTCAATTCACAAATCATAATGAATGTAGATTTTAATTCCACCCATAAATTTGTAGGATATTGTTTGTTCATTTAgtcataaatcataatattgAATGGactgtatttttcaaaaatacctgattaattttttaaaattttttattgatttgcCTATTGCACTCCTATTTGACTGAA
This genomic window from Daucus carota subsp. sativus chromosome 7, DH1 v3.0, whole genome shotgun sequence contains:
- the LOC108193909 gene encoding uncharacterized protein LOC108193909; this encodes MSIIQKSRSLCSRIWRSSAAPGLFFSTPWSSTQLRLKFCGSDVRPGNVIERKGKIYQVVKMMHRTPGKGGALIQVELRDVDSGNKVNERLRTDEAIERVYVEQKRYTYLYTDEETDSVVLMEPSTYNQVEVPKELFGGALAYLKDDMSVTVEMYDDKPMSASVPPRVTCTVVETPAPVRGIGATPHTKKALLDNGLTIQVPAHILTGDQLLIDTTDNSYMSRA